A part of Carettochelys insculpta isolate YL-2023 chromosome 1, ASM3395843v1, whole genome shotgun sequence genomic DNA contains:
- the LOC142006946 gene encoding uncharacterized protein LOC142006946, whose translation MAARQPPQRPQGSPPQGSQSSQASQPSSQAGKWQQGPSWMEAELRDLLGLWSEEEVLWVMGSKRRNADAFARLAEGLATGVTLPALRTMSGVKSKSWGRVTPGPGMRPANLGPPFHLPFYRELRDILGPRHTYSPLATLDTSAEEPQQAPEPESSLESSSRASAPRVSPDRGSGPTAAPSERLESAGEASVVPETPLGPSLQASPSADYRLDPRWARRRTQQHHTPATDPQMLAIHRRQLEVAEQRLRVEQRCLHLQEWALAWREEAWGAYMETYNRLVYYLAPHAAPAAAVPALSAPPDAPPAAPLVAAPSAVALPPATEGQTADGHLGPAETCRTYLPVCPAPSQPRTGLQPRWGSQPPTPSAGL comes from the exons atggctgcccggcagcccccccagcgcccccaggggagccccccccaggggagccagagcagccaggccagccagcccagcagccaggctgggaagtggcagcagggcccctcctggatggaggccgagctgcgggacctgctggggctctggagcgaggaggaggtgctctgggtaatggggagcaagaggcggaacgcagatgcgttcgctcggctggctgagggcctggctaccggggtcaccctgcccgcactccggaccatgtctggagtaaagtcaaagagctggggcagggttacgcctgggcccgggatgcggccggccaatctggggccgccctttcacttgcccttttacagggagctcagggacatcctgggcccacGGCACACCtactcccctctggccactcttgacacctcagctgaagagccccagcaggccccggagccggagtcctccctggag agcagcagccgggcgtccgccccccgggtgtccccggaccgtgggagtggacctacag ctgcaccatcggaaagactggagagcgccggcgaggcttcagtggtcccggagacccctctggggccatcgctccaggcaagcccctcagcggaTTACCGACTGGacccacggtgggcaagacggcggacccagcaacaccacacgccggcgacggacccccagatgctggccatccatcgtcgtcagctggaggtcgcagagcagcgtctgcgggtggagcaacgctgcctccacctccaggagtgggcgctggcctggcgcgaagaggcatggggggcctacatggagacctacAACCGCCTTGTgtactacctggccccccatgccgcgccggccgccgctgtgcccgccctgagtgctccacccgacgcgccacccgctgccccgCTCGTCGCCGCCCCATCCGCCGTtgccctgccacccgccaccgagggccagactGCCGacggacacctggggccagctgagacttgccggacgtatcttccggtctgcccagcccccagccagcccaggacagggctgcagccgaggtggggctcccagccacccacccccagtgctggactataa